The genomic DNA ACCCAGTAAACCTGCTATAGATCCGCATACAAGTTTCACCATTATACCTTTCTTGTGTTCCTCTGGTACACGACTTTTCATTTCCTCATAAAAGTAAAATTTCAACCCCGCGTATGGAAATATACCATATAGTGACGGAGCTGAAACAAGTGCATATAAGTACTAGACAATGAGTTGAGAACACAGAAGAGAGAATTGAGCTGACAACAAGAAATCTAATAGTACAACATACCGACACCACGATATAAGCCTCTAAGTCCAGCCCCTCTATAAGTCTTGGAAAAGCAATCCAATATTCCTTTATAAGCTTCTTCAGAAGCAATAATTCCTTTGAGATTCAATTTAGGGGTTCCTACAACCTGTACAAGTAAAAAGAATTATCTTTACTCCTCTGCATAAAAGAAATTGAAGTTTCATTTCAACATTCATCAGAAAGCAAAATCAAAACCTGGAAATCAGAATGTATGTGTTTGTATATACTATCTATAGGTGTTAGGATATCAGCTTCTACATACATGCAACAGCGTGCGCCCATGAAGGGGGTGGTGTGTGTACATGTAGAGAGTGTACAGATATTAGTTACAGCTGATTACCTGGTACGCCAATTTAGTCCTAACCAAATCAAGAGGGTAGGTAAAGAGAACAGCGGTGCCTCCAGAAAATGATCCTGCCACAAGATCAAGAACGGGGCCTCCTCCAATTTCAGGAAAGCTGTATGCAATCCACCGCCTGTATTGCTCATAAGCCATATAGTGCAGTGCTGCATATGGAACAATTCGAGCAACACTTGCTCCATTTCCCCTGAAGATAACTACTATCACAATTATTTTACGACAATATATGGGATTGTAAAGCATATTTTCTATTTAGACAATAGAAACATCTTCTGAAATGAACAAAAAATGGAATCAACCAACTTACCTGTAAAAGCCAAGAGCTCCTTCTGTTTTAGCAATCTTACTAAAGGACCCCAGGAGCCCAACACTATGATATTCTGTTCTTCTGGTCTGGTCAAGAAAGCAAATATTAAGGTACCAGCGTCTACAAAATTTGGTTTTTGTTGGATTTTTTATAGTTACCAAAAGAAAGAGCAGGCTAATACCAagcttttatatattttaaagaGGAAAAATTAAGTTCGTTGGTTACTTTACTAATATGCCAAATTTTGGTCTTTCTAAACTTATAATCTGAGGTGTCATAATGCTTAATGCAAGGTAATTTCTGGTGTTATTTTAAAAAGGTAATGTGGTTTTCTTTTGTTAGATTTGCATTATGCATCAGTTTAATAATCAACAGAATTCCTACTATTATTAAGATTATACATGATGCATAGCCTAAACTGCATAGTATACATATTCATCTACACAAAGAGAAATAGGATTAAGTCAGTACTTCTGGAATATTATAGAATCTAGCAAAGTTAAATCTTGAAAATATTACACAACTGAAGTAATATTAAAAACAACTTCAGCAGTGAACAATACACTTGCAGCATGAACACTTGCCTAAATGTCtgacccccccccccccccagtCACACCTGACTCATTCAATATTTATCATTTCTATCTATTTTAATATCTCCTTGATTAGTTAACACGAAAAAATAATCTCCTTGGTTACTGTACGATGACCACATACATGTTTCCTGGTGCTGGTTGAACAACCATAAAGCTTATAGTACTAAACCTAATACTGTTGATGGACAAAAACAGATAACAATCTACACAAGAGTCCTCGTATATAATTTTTACTACGAACGACCAATTTCATAACAACATGGTTGAACTTCTGTTCAGGACTTCAGGCAAAAGAATTGGGTAATTCATAATCAGTCCCACTTACTCTTCCATCTATAACACTTATGCTAAATCCCCTGGTCATTGGATttagaataataaaaaattatgcTTTTCCACATGCTGGCAGATGATCATTCTGAAATTAGCTAAACATTACTGAAGTAGAGTGATATTCCTAGAACCAACTACCAGTCTGGCAGTCTTGGCattaaattaaatgaaaaatgaCCCAACGAGCTTAAATGTCAAAACAAATGCAAAAGTCACCAGCTCAAATTCCACTAAAATTTGAAAAGAAGTCAATAAAACTACAAA from Apium graveolens cultivar Ventura chromosome 5, ASM990537v1, whole genome shotgun sequence includes the following:
- the LOC141724665 gene encoding mitochondrial carrier protein CoAc2 isoform X2 codes for the protein MAYEQYRRWIAYSFPEIGGGPVLDLVAGSFSGGTAVLFTYPLDLVRTKLAYQVVGTPKLNLKGIIASEEAYKGILDCFSKTYRGAGLRGLYRGVAPSLYGIFPYAGLKFYFYEEMKSRVPEEHKKGIMVKLVCGSIAGLLGQTFTYPLDVVRRQMQVQQLSASNSAELKGTMDSLVMIVRKQGYKQLFSGLSINYLKVVPSVAIGFTVYDTMKAFLRVPSRDEAGIELVTNQSSKQQASLQS
- the LOC141724665 gene encoding mitochondrial carrier protein CoAc2 isoform X1, encoding MRDEERGLFWDGVIEGMPLFAKELIAGGVAGGFAKTVVAPLERVKILFQTRRTEYHSVGLLGSFSKIAKTEGALGFYRGNGASVARIVPYAALHYMAYEQYRRWIAYSFPEIGGGPVLDLVAGSFSGGTAVLFTYPLDLVRTKLAYQVVGTPKLNLKGIIASEEAYKGILDCFSKTYRGAGLRGLYRGVAPSLYGIFPYAGLKFYFYEEMKSRVPEEHKKGIMVKLVCGSIAGLLGQTFTYPLDVVRRQMQVQQLSASNSAELKGTMDSLVMIVRKQGYKQLFSGLSINYLKVVPSVAIGFTVYDTMKAFLRVPSRDEAGIELVTNQSSKQQASLQS